Proteins found in one Micromonospora sp. WMMD1082 genomic segment:
- a CDS encoding S24/S26 family peptidase translates to MPAHRLRWPLSAVLVTGPSMVPTLRHGDAVLVRRGGRAIRTGDVVIAVFRSRPDLLVVKRAVRPVDGGWWLSGDNGLVTDDSRAYGVADVLGRVVARYWPRPGRVPSHPL, encoded by the coding sequence ATGCCCGCGCACCGGCTGCGATGGCCGCTGTCGGCCGTACTGGTGACCGGCCCGTCCATGGTGCCGACGCTGCGGCACGGCGACGCGGTGCTGGTGCGCCGGGGTGGTCGCGCGATCCGGACCGGTGACGTGGTGATCGCGGTCTTCCGCAGCCGCCCGGATCTGCTGGTGGTCAAGCGCGCGGTCCGCCCGGTCGACGGCGGGTGGTGGCTGTCCGGGGACAACGGCCTGGTCACGGACGACTCCCGGGCGTACGGCGTGGCCGACGTGCTGGGTCGGGTGGTGGCTCGCTACTGGCCTCGACCCGGTCGGGTGCCGTCCCACCCGTTATGA
- a CDS encoding NADP-dependent malic enzyme, translated as MPASTVDPADPVFRLHRGGKMAVASTVPLNNRDDLSLAYTPGVARVCEAIAADPALADDYTWASHAVAVVTDGSAVLGLGNIGPRAALPVMEGKAVLFKQFGGIDAVPVCLDTQDVDEIVAVVTALAPSFGGINLEDISAPRCFEVERRLDEALDIPVFHDDQHGTAIVVLAALRNAATLLNRKLGDLRVVVSGAGAAGVAVTRMLVAGGVEPAQVVVCDSRGIICVQRTGLTDTKAELAELTNADGRQGDITEALRGADVLIGVSGGQIPESAVAGMAPGGIVFALANPTPEVHPEVAARHVAVVATGRSDYPNQINNVLAFPGVFRGALQARATRVTDAMKVAAADAIASVVAEALTPEAIVPSPLDPRVAPAVAEAVAEAARRDGVARA; from the coding sequence ATGCCTGCGTCCACCGTGGATCCTGCTGATCCCGTCTTCCGGCTGCACCGGGGCGGCAAGATGGCCGTCGCCTCGACGGTCCCGCTGAACAATCGGGACGACCTCTCCCTCGCGTACACCCCGGGTGTGGCCCGGGTCTGCGAGGCGATCGCGGCCGACCCGGCCCTCGCCGACGACTACACCTGGGCCTCGCACGCCGTCGCGGTCGTCACCGACGGCTCGGCCGTGCTCGGTCTCGGCAACATCGGCCCGCGCGCCGCGCTGCCGGTGATGGAGGGCAAGGCCGTGCTGTTCAAGCAGTTCGGCGGGATCGACGCGGTGCCGGTCTGCCTCGACACGCAGGACGTCGACGAGATCGTCGCGGTGGTCACCGCACTCGCGCCGTCGTTCGGCGGCATCAACCTGGAGGACATCAGCGCCCCCCGCTGCTTCGAGGTGGAGCGGCGGCTCGACGAGGCGCTGGACATCCCGGTCTTCCACGACGACCAGCACGGCACCGCGATCGTCGTGCTGGCCGCGCTGCGCAACGCCGCGACGCTACTCAACCGCAAGCTCGGTGACCTGCGGGTGGTGGTCAGCGGCGCGGGCGCGGCCGGGGTGGCGGTGACCAGGATGCTGGTGGCCGGCGGAGTGGAACCGGCGCAGGTGGTGGTCTGCGATTCCCGGGGGATCATCTGCGTGCAACGCACCGGGCTGACCGACACCAAGGCCGAACTGGCCGAGTTGACCAATGCCGACGGCCGGCAGGGCGACATCACCGAAGCGCTGCGCGGCGCCGACGTGCTGATCGGGGTCTCCGGCGGGCAGATCCCCGAGTCGGCGGTGGCCGGGATGGCCCCGGGCGGGATCGTGTTCGCGCTGGCCAACCCCACGCCGGAGGTGCATCCGGAGGTGGCCGCCCGGCACGTCGCGGTGGTCGCCACCGGCCGCAGCGACTACCCGAACCAGATCAACAATGTGCTGGCCTTCCCGGGCGTGTTCCGGGGCGCGTTGCAGGCCCGGGCCACGCGGGTCACCGACGCCATGAAGGTCGCGGCGGCGGACGCCATCGCCTCCGTGGTCGCCGAGGCGCTGACCCCCGAGGCCATCGTGCCCTCGCCGCTGGACCCCCGGGTGGCCCCCGCCGTCGCCGAGGCGGTCGCCGAGGCCGCCCGCCGCGACGGCGTCGCCCGCGCCTGA
- the pta gene encoding phosphate acetyltransferase: MGAVARSVYLTSVGSGGGKSTIALGLAELLSRQVGGIGVFRPLVAQDRPDPILTLLSERYRVGLPVADLHGTTYAEATALVADGRREELISRIVERYRDVERRFAAMVVVGSDFAAAGDTAGPRELAFNARLATEFGSVVVPVVDGFGQQPAAIAAAARGAYHDLADLGATVLTVLANRVPGAMTLPRLPVPAYAIPEVPTVSAPTVAEVAAALGATLLTGDDTALGRDVLDYVVGAAHVPTLLEHLTEGALVIMPGDRDDLLVATSAAHVSGQVSLAGLVLTLGVPPDPRAMRLVEALNARLAVLSVTSDSYHTVAASSRIEGRPSAGNPRKVEAALGAFEAHVDTVELASRLRVSRSARVTPLMFEYDLIDRARAQRRQLVLPEGTEGRILRATEILLRRGVADLTLLGRPDEVARRARELGVDIGAARVVDPATSQWRDEFAEAYAKMRAHRGVTVELAHDIVAQPNYFGTMMVWAGHADGMVSGATHTTAATIRPAFEIIKNLPEVSVASSVFFMLLADRVLVYGDCAVNRDPDAAQLADIAISSADTAARFGIEPRVAMLSYSTGSSGAGADVEKVAAATALVRQRRPELAVEGPIQYDAAIDPAVAATKLPGSAVAGRATVFIFPDLNTGNNTYKAVQRSAGAVAVGPVMQGLRRPVNDLSRGATVPDIVNTVAITAIQAAALGEVAP; this comes from the coding sequence GTGGGTGCCGTGGCCCGGAGCGTGTATCTGACCAGCGTCGGCTCGGGCGGAGGGAAGTCGACCATCGCCCTCGGCCTCGCCGAGTTGTTGTCCCGGCAGGTCGGCGGGATCGGCGTGTTCCGTCCGCTGGTCGCGCAGGACCGGCCGGACCCGATCCTCACCCTGCTCAGCGAGCGGTACCGGGTGGGGCTGCCCGTGGCGGACCTGCACGGCACCACGTACGCCGAGGCGACCGCCCTGGTCGCGGACGGCCGCCGGGAGGAGCTGATCTCCCGGATCGTCGAGCGCTACCGGGACGTCGAACGGCGGTTCGCGGCGATGGTCGTGGTCGGCAGCGACTTCGCCGCCGCCGGTGACACCGCCGGTCCACGCGAACTGGCCTTCAACGCCCGGCTGGCCACGGAGTTCGGCAGCGTGGTGGTACCGGTGGTCGACGGCTTCGGGCAGCAGCCAGCGGCGATCGCCGCCGCCGCCCGCGGCGCGTACCACGACCTGGCGGACCTCGGCGCGACCGTGCTCACCGTGCTGGCCAACCGGGTGCCCGGCGCGATGACGCTGCCCCGCCTGCCGGTGCCCGCGTACGCCATCCCGGAGGTGCCGACGGTTTCCGCGCCGACGGTGGCCGAGGTGGCGGCGGCGCTCGGCGCCACCCTGCTCACCGGCGACGACACCGCGCTCGGCCGGGACGTGCTCGACTACGTGGTCGGCGCGGCGCACGTGCCGACCCTGCTGGAGCACCTGACCGAGGGCGCCCTGGTGATCATGCCGGGTGACCGGGACGACCTGCTGGTGGCCACGAGCGCCGCGCACGTGTCCGGGCAGGTGTCGCTGGCCGGGCTGGTGCTCACCCTCGGCGTGCCGCCCGACCCCAGGGCGATGCGGCTGGTGGAGGCGTTGAACGCCCGCCTCGCGGTCCTCTCGGTGACCAGCGACAGCTACCACACGGTCGCCGCGTCGAGCCGGATCGAGGGCCGGCCCAGCGCCGGCAACCCGCGCAAGGTGGAGGCCGCGCTCGGCGCGTTCGAGGCGCACGTCGACACCGTCGAGCTGGCCAGCCGGCTGCGGGTCAGCCGCTCCGCACGGGTCACCCCGCTGATGTTCGAGTACGACCTCATCGACCGCGCCCGCGCCCAGCGCCGGCAGCTGGTGCTGCCGGAGGGGACGGAGGGGCGCATCCTGCGCGCCACGGAGATCCTGCTGCGCCGGGGCGTGGCCGACCTGACCCTGCTCGGCCGCCCCGACGAGGTCGCCCGGCGCGCCCGGGAACTGGGCGTCGACATCGGCGCGGCCCGGGTGGTGGACCCGGCGACCAGCCAGTGGCGCGACGAGTTCGCCGAGGCGTACGCGAAGATGCGGGCCCACCGGGGGGTCACCGTCGAGCTGGCGCACGACATCGTGGCGCAGCCGAACTACTTCGGCACCATGATGGTGTGGGCGGGCCACGCCGACGGCATGGTCTCCGGCGCCACCCACACCACCGCGGCGACCATCCGGCCCGCGTTCGAGATCATCAAGAACCTGCCGGAGGTCTCCGTCGCCTCCAGCGTCTTCTTCATGCTGCTCGCCGACCGGGTGCTGGTCTACGGCGACTGCGCGGTCAACCGCGACCCGGACGCCGCCCAGCTGGCCGACATCGCGATCTCCTCGGCCGACACGGCGGCCCGGTTCGGCATCGAGCCCCGGGTGGCGATGCTGTCGTACTCCACCGGAAGTTCGGGCGCGGGCGCGGACGTGGAGAAGGTCGCGGCGGCCACCGCGCTGGTCCGCCAGCGCCGGCCCGAACTGGCCGTCGAGGGCCCGATCCAGTACGACGCGGCCATCGATCCGGCCGTGGCAGCCACCAAGCTGCCCGGCAGTGCGGTCGCCGGCCGGGCGACGGTCTTCATCTTCCCCGACCTGAACACCGGCAACAACACGTACAAGGCGGTGCAGCGCTCGGCCGGAGCGGTGGCCGTCGGGCCGGTGATGCAGGGCCTGCGCCGGCCGGTCAACGATCTCTCCCGGGGAGCCACCGTGCCGGACATCGTCAACACCGTGGCGATCACCGCCATCCAGGCCGCCGCCCTCGGTGAGGTGGCGCCGTGA
- a CDS encoding DUF6104 family protein → MYFTDRGIEELVERRGDEQVGLAWLGERLRDFVDLNPEFETPIERFATWLARLDDEDDD, encoded by the coding sequence ATGTACTTCACCGACCGGGGCATCGAGGAACTGGTCGAGCGGCGCGGCGACGAGCAGGTCGGCCTGGCGTGGCTCGGCGAGCGGCTGCGGGACTTCGTCGACCTGAACCCCGAGTTCGAGACCCCGATCGAACGCTTCGCCACCTGGCTGGCCCGCCTCGACGACGAAGACGACGACTGA
- a CDS encoding alpha/beta hydrolase, producing the protein MGIRWRLAAPTTALLTALLMAWLAGCAAAGGTAAQPAPARPAPQVPYAVGVRTFTVDPTSERPLPVTVWYPAQGSRVADGRFPVVLYSHGLSSLPELHSGLTARWAAAGFVVAAPTYPHTRRGAARFSRADVRHQPADGWRVIRHLVRLDGRSGDPLAGHLDVQRVAAAGNSAGGFTTAGMFTAGHPKLLRAGIVIAGGGMAGSLAGPAPMLFVHGTADSVVPVSVGRAAYRRTLGPVAFLGLLGQGHGDYLIPGRPGFAQVLGATTDFLRWTLYGDREAARRLPTRALLPTVTTFETRPAA; encoded by the coding sequence GTGGGGATCAGATGGCGGCTCGCCGCGCCGACGACGGCGCTGCTCACGGCGTTGCTGATGGCGTGGCTGGCCGGCTGCGCGGCGGCCGGCGGCACGGCCGCACAGCCGGCGCCGGCCCGGCCGGCGCCGCAGGTGCCGTACGCGGTGGGTGTCCGGACGTTCACCGTCGATCCCACCTCGGAGCGCCCTCTCCCGGTCACCGTGTGGTACCCGGCGCAGGGCAGCCGGGTGGCCGACGGCCGGTTCCCCGTGGTCCTCTACAGCCACGGCCTGTCCAGCCTGCCCGAACTGCACTCCGGGCTGACCGCGCGATGGGCCGCCGCCGGCTTCGTGGTGGCCGCGCCGACGTACCCGCACACCCGGCGCGGCGCGGCCCGGTTCTCCCGGGCCGACGTACGCCACCAGCCGGCCGACGGGTGGCGGGTGATCCGGCACCTGGTCCGGCTCGACGGCCGCTCCGGCGACCCGCTCGCCGGCCATCTGGACGTGCAGCGGGTGGCGGCGGCCGGCAACTCGGCGGGCGGCTTCACCACGGCCGGCATGTTCACCGCCGGGCATCCGAAGCTGCTGCGGGCCGGCATCGTGATCGCCGGTGGCGGGATGGCGGGCAGCCTCGCCGGGCCGGCACCCATGCTCTTCGTGCACGGGACCGCCGATTCGGTGGTGCCGGTGAGCGTCGGTCGCGCCGCCTACCGTCGTACGCTCGGGCCGGTCGCGTTCCTGGGTCTGCTGGGGCAGGGACACGGCGACTACCTGATTCCCGGTCGGCCGGGCTTCGCCCAGGTGCTCGGTGCCACCACCGACTTCCTGCGCTGGACCCTCTACGGGGACCGCGAGGCCGCCCGCCGACTACCCACCCGAGCCCTCCTGCCCACCGTCACCACCTTCGAAACCCGCCCCGCCGCCTGA
- a CDS encoding acetate kinase, with protein sequence MSKVLVLNSGSSSVKYRLYDGDHILDKGTVERIGEPGGGPPDHAGAIRQILAGLDLTGLAAVGHRVVHGGRRFTAPTLVDDAVLAAITELVPLAPLHNPANLAGITVAREALPGVPQVAVFDTAFHHTLPDSAATYAIDREVAQRYGIRRYGFHGTSHAYVSRRTAELLGRPYAEVNTITLHLGNGASACAVAGGRSVATSMGMSPLEGLVMGTRSGDLDPTIVFHLRREGGLGVDEIDDLLNHRSGLLGLTGANDVRELLSRREAGDESATLAFDVYCRRITGYVGAYYALLGHVDAVTFTAGVGEHAAPVRAAALAGLGRLGIAVDPGRNAGSGDRLISPDGAEVAVCVIGTDEEREIARAARAVVTADS encoded by the coding sequence GTGAGCAAGGTGCTGGTGCTCAACAGCGGGTCGTCGTCGGTCAAGTACCGGCTGTACGACGGCGACCACATCCTCGACAAAGGCACCGTCGAACGGATCGGCGAGCCGGGCGGCGGGCCACCCGACCACGCCGGCGCGATCCGGCAGATCCTGGCCGGGCTGGACCTGACCGGCCTCGCCGCCGTGGGTCACCGGGTGGTGCACGGCGGCCGGCGGTTCACCGCGCCGACGCTGGTGGACGACGCGGTGCTGGCCGCCATCACCGAGCTGGTGCCGCTGGCGCCGCTGCACAACCCGGCGAACCTCGCCGGCATCACGGTGGCCCGTGAGGCGCTGCCGGGGGTGCCGCAGGTCGCCGTCTTCGACACGGCGTTCCACCACACGCTGCCCGATTCCGCCGCCACCTACGCGATCGACCGGGAGGTCGCGCAGCGCTACGGCATCCGGCGGTACGGCTTCCACGGGACCTCGCACGCGTACGTCTCCCGGCGGACGGCGGAGCTGCTGGGCCGACCGTACGCCGAGGTGAACACGATCACCCTGCACCTGGGCAACGGGGCCAGCGCGTGCGCGGTCGCCGGTGGGCGCAGCGTCGCCACCTCGATGGGGATGTCCCCGCTGGAGGGCCTGGTGATGGGTACCCGCAGCGGCGACCTCGACCCGACCATCGTGTTTCATTTGCGCCGCGAGGGCGGGCTGGGCGTCGACGAGATCGACGACCTGCTCAACCACCGCAGCGGCCTGCTCGGGCTGACCGGGGCCAACGACGTACGCGAACTGCTCTCCCGCCGGGAGGCGGGAGACGAGTCGGCAACGCTCGCCTTCGACGTCTACTGCCGGCGGATCACCGGTTACGTGGGGGCGTACTACGCCCTGCTCGGCCACGTGGACGCGGTCACCTTCACCGCCGGTGTCGGCGAGCACGCCGCACCGGTACGCGCGGCGGCGCTGGCCGGGCTGGGCCGGCTCGGCATCGCCGTCGACCCGGGCCGCAACGCGGGCAGTGGCGACCGGCTCATCTCGCCGGACGGCGCGGAGGTAGCCGTCTGTGTCATCGGCACCGACGAGGAGCGGGAGATCGCCCGGGCTGCCCGGGCGGTGGTCACGGCGGACAGCTGA
- a CDS encoding ATP-binding protein, with amino-acid sequence MTQLSGQPTTDDDVVHLTVPADGGYLSVLRTATAGLAARLQFALDEIEDLRIAVDEACAMLLAIAAREAELDCRFSVTEDALTVEVTVPTVPGAKLPGESSFAWKVLTALTTSADAVAVDGRATISLLTRRAAGW; translated from the coding sequence GTGACTCAACTGAGCGGCCAGCCGACGACCGACGACGACGTCGTGCACCTCACCGTGCCTGCGGACGGTGGATATCTCAGCGTTCTCCGGACCGCCACCGCCGGCCTCGCGGCCCGCCTCCAGTTCGCCCTGGACGAGATCGAGGATCTGCGCATCGCGGTCGACGAGGCGTGTGCCATGCTGCTCGCCATCGCCGCGCGGGAGGCCGAACTCGACTGTCGCTTCTCGGTCACCGAGGACGCGCTGACGGTCGAGGTGACCGTACCGACCGTGCCGGGCGCCAAACTTCCAGGGGAGTCGTCGTTCGCGTGGAAGGTGCTCACCGCACTGACCACGTCGGCGGATGCCGTCGCGGTCGACGGCCGGGCGACCATCTCCCTGCTCACCCGGCGGGCCGCCGGCTGGTGA
- a CDS encoding zinc-binding dehydrogenase yields MRIMRAAFASRFDDADPLAALTVGKQPEPSPPDEDWVTLRVTASSLNHHDLWSLRGVGLRAAQLPMILGCDAVGVDPDGNEVVIYPVVATPGDPRGVSILSEHFPGTLAERVAVPRSSLLPLPAGLAATDAACLPTAWLTAWRMLTAKGRVDEADAVLVQGAGGGVATAAVVLAAAMGKRVYATSRDAAKRARIAELGATAVESGARLPERVDVVIETVGAATFDHSLKSAAPGARIVVCGATAGHEPKVNLRRVFAMQLEILGTSMGTPDELTDLLAFCAERGVRPVVDSVVPFSRVADAFARLHSGQVFGKVVVDHTA; encoded by the coding sequence GTGCGGATCATGCGTGCCGCCTTCGCCTCCCGCTTCGACGACGCCGACCCGCTTGCCGCGCTCACCGTCGGTAAGCAGCCCGAGCCGAGCCCGCCCGACGAGGACTGGGTGACCCTGCGCGTCACGGCCAGCTCGCTCAACCACCACGATCTCTGGTCGCTGCGCGGCGTCGGGCTGCGCGCCGCGCAGCTGCCGATGATCCTGGGTTGCGACGCGGTCGGCGTGGACCCGGACGGCAACGAGGTGGTCATCTACCCGGTGGTGGCCACCCCCGGTGATCCGCGCGGCGTGTCCATCCTCTCCGAGCACTTCCCCGGCACGCTGGCCGAGCGGGTGGCCGTACCCCGGTCGAGCCTGCTGCCGCTACCGGCGGGCCTGGCGGCGACCGACGCGGCGTGCCTGCCGACGGCCTGGCTGACCGCGTGGCGGATGCTCACCGCCAAGGGCCGGGTCGACGAGGCCGACGCCGTCCTGGTCCAGGGTGCCGGGGGCGGCGTGGCCACCGCGGCGGTGGTGCTGGCCGCCGCCATGGGCAAGCGGGTGTACGCGACCAGCCGCGACGCCGCCAAGCGGGCCCGGATCGCCGAGCTGGGGGCGACCGCCGTCGAGTCCGGCGCGCGGCTGCCCGAGCGGGTCGACGTGGTGATCGAGACGGTCGGCGCGGCCACCTTCGACCACTCGCTGAAGTCGGCCGCCCCGGGTGCGCGGATCGTGGTCTGCGGCGCGACGGCCGGGCACGAGCCGAAGGTCAACCTGCGTCGGGTCTTCGCCATGCAGCTGGAGATCCTGGGCACCTCGATGGGTACGCCGGACGAGCTGACCGACCTGCTGGCGTTCTGCGCCGAGCGGGGGGTGCGCCCGGTGGTGGACAGCGTGGTGCCGTTCAGCCGGGTCGCCGACGCCTTCGCCCGCCTGCACTCCGGGCAGGTCTTCGGCAAGGTCGTCGTCGACCACACCGCGTGA
- the sodN gene encoding superoxide dismutase, Ni translates to MRLPRILAPRVTASAHCDLPCGVYDPAQARIEAESVKMICEKYQANTDPEFRTRAILIKEQRAELVKHHLWVLWTDYFKPPHFEKYPNLHQLFNEATKLAGAAGAKGATDPAKADELLQKIDEISKIFWETKQA, encoded by the coding sequence ATGCGACTTCCACGCATCCTTGCGCCCCGCGTGACCGCGAGCGCCCACTGTGACCTGCCCTGCGGTGTCTACGACCCCGCGCAGGCCCGGATCGAGGCCGAGTCGGTGAAAATGATCTGCGAGAAGTACCAGGCCAACACCGATCCCGAGTTCCGCACCCGGGCCATCCTGATCAAGGAGCAGCGGGCCGAGCTGGTCAAGCACCACCTCTGGGTGCTCTGGACCGACTACTTCAAGCCGCCGCACTTCGAGAAGTACCCGAACCTGCACCAGCTGTTCAACGAGGCCACCAAGCTGGCCGGCGCCGCCGGCGCCAAGGGGGCCACCGATCCGGCCAAGGCCGACGAGCTGCTGCAGAAGATCGACGAGATCTCGAAGATCTTCTGGGAGACCAAGCAGGCGTGA
- a CDS encoding chlorophyllase — protein sequence MLRRVVSVVVVSVLFGGGLVGCSADREAAERADPPATAAAPPASPSAPAIPAGSAPEQTFAVGVRQLRLNRDGDRPLPVTVWYPADGRAGGKPAREATAAAGRFPVVMFSHGLGGRPDDYDALLVSWAAAGFVVAAPTFPNTSRGAGDRNVLDVLNQPADVSYALTRVLALDARDGDPLRGRLATDRVAAAGHSAGGVTTLGLFTAGRDERLAAGIVFAGTALGVGTAFAGAAAPQLFVHGEADEVVRYAAGKAVYDKVPWPKAMLSLPDGDHGRALLRGEGAALRVVADTTTEFLRWTLYGDADAKERIPTAAARDDVATLDNHL from the coding sequence ATGTTGCGTCGCGTCGTTTCCGTGGTGGTCGTCAGCGTGCTCTTCGGCGGGGGGCTGGTGGGGTGTTCCGCCGACCGCGAGGCGGCGGAGCGGGCCGATCCGCCGGCCACCGCCGCCGCGCCACCGGCCTCTCCGTCGGCCCCGGCGATTCCCGCCGGCAGCGCGCCCGAGCAGACCTTCGCGGTCGGCGTACGGCAGCTGCGGCTGAACCGCGACGGCGACCGGCCGCTGCCGGTGACCGTCTGGTACCCGGCGGACGGCCGGGCCGGCGGAAAGCCCGCGCGTGAGGCCACGGCCGCGGCCGGACGATTCCCGGTGGTCATGTTCAGCCACGGCCTGGGTGGCCGCCCCGACGACTACGACGCGCTACTGGTCAGCTGGGCCGCCGCCGGTTTCGTGGTGGCCGCGCCGACCTTTCCGAACACCTCACGGGGCGCGGGCGACCGCAACGTGCTCGACGTACTCAACCAGCCGGCCGACGTGTCGTACGCGTTGACCAGGGTGCTCGCCCTCGACGCCCGCGACGGCGATCCGCTGCGCGGCCGGCTGGCCACCGACCGGGTGGCCGCCGCCGGGCACTCGGCGGGCGGCGTGACCACCCTCGGGCTGTTCACCGCCGGTCGTGACGAGCGGCTGGCCGCCGGGATCGTCTTCGCCGGCACCGCCCTCGGGGTGGGCACCGCGTTCGCCGGCGCCGCCGCACCGCAACTGTTCGTGCACGGCGAGGCCGACGAGGTCGTGCGGTACGCCGCCGGCAAGGCCGTGTACGACAAGGTGCCCTGGCCGAAGGCGATGCTGAGCCTGCCCGACGGTGACCACGGCCGGGCCCTGCTGCGCGGTGAGGGGGCCGCGCTGCGGGTCGTCGCCGACACCACCACCGAGTTCCTGCGGTGGACCCTCTACGGCGACGCCGACGCCAAGGAGCGCATCCCCACCGCGGCCGCCCGCGACGACGTCGCCACCCTCGACAACCACCTGTGA
- a CDS encoding diacylglycerol kinase family protein: MRAVLLVNPKATTTSERARDVLVRALRSEVDLSVRYTRQRGHATTLAREAAEEGVDAVVTLGGDGTINEVVNGLMTAATAGGAEPTAERLPALATVPGGSTNVFARALGLPREWPEGASMILEGLRLGRHRTIGLGRADDRYFTFCAGFGLDAAVIRRVEEARRRGRVSSSSLYFRAFSAQFLLGNERRHPAIRLERPGEATEDELATVIVQNTAPWTYVGDREVNPNPEASFDLGLDVLVLRQLGVASTTRTVTQFFSPTPDPRGRQVLRLHDVAEFMLVASRPQAFQLDGDYLGEREKVRFTSVPAALRVIC, translated from the coding sequence ATGCGGGCCGTCCTGCTGGTCAATCCGAAGGCCACCACCACCAGCGAGCGCGCGCGGGACGTGCTGGTCCGCGCGCTGCGCAGCGAGGTCGACCTTTCCGTGCGCTACACCCGCCAGCGCGGTCACGCCACCACGCTGGCCCGGGAGGCGGCCGAGGAGGGCGTCGACGCGGTGGTCACCCTCGGTGGCGACGGCACGATCAACGAGGTGGTCAACGGGCTGATGACCGCGGCCACCGCCGGCGGCGCCGAGCCGACCGCCGAGCGGCTGCCGGCCCTGGCCACCGTGCCGGGCGGCTCGACCAACGTCTTCGCCCGGGCGTTGGGCCTGCCCCGGGAGTGGCCGGAGGGGGCCAGCATGATCCTGGAAGGTCTGCGGCTGGGCCGGCACCGGACGATCGGCCTCGGGCGGGCCGACGACCGTTACTTCACCTTCTGCGCCGGCTTCGGGCTCGACGCGGCGGTGATCCGCCGCGTCGAGGAGGCGCGCCGCCGCGGGCGGGTCTCCTCCTCCTCGCTCTACTTCCGCGCCTTCAGCGCACAGTTTCTCCTCGGCAACGAGCGGCGGCACCCGGCGATCCGGTTGGAGCGGCCGGGCGAGGCGACCGAGGACGAGTTGGCCACGGTCATCGTGCAGAACACCGCGCCGTGGACCTACGTCGGGGACCGTGAGGTCAACCCGAATCCGGAGGCGTCGTTCGATCTCGGGCTGGATGTGCTGGTCCTGCGCCAGCTAGGCGTCGCCAGCACGACACGCACCGTCACGCAGTTCTTCTCGCCGACGCCTGATCCACGAGGCCGTCAGGTTCTCCGGCTGCACGACGTGGCCGAGTTCATGCTGGTCGCGAGCCGTCCGCAGGCATTCCAGCTCGACGGCGACTATCTTGGCGAGCGGGAAAAAGTCAGATTCACCTCCGTTCCGGCCGCACTCAGAGTAATCTGTTAG